In bacterium, the sequence TATGACCATTAGTTATGTTACCATAGACTTTCAAACATGTTTGTGTCATAAATTTCTACGATGAGGATTAGTAAGCGTTCAGCCACAGAGACACAGAGTTCACAGAAAGTTAAGGAAATTAACCACAAATGCACAGGAATTAACCTTTGACATCCCATAAATGTAGTGTGAATCTTTAGGTTCGCCTTTTGGCTTGCCAGAAGCGAGGCTAAAGTCTCGTACTACAAATTTTTTCCACCTGTGCAATTAGACTAATTCATCGCAGAGACGCAAAGGAAAAATAAATGTAAAATGTAAAATAGGAAATGAAAAATGGGAAATTTTAGTACTTCGCAAGACTCATTACCTTTCAGTTATACATTTTCATTGGACATTTCTCATTGGACATTATCCATTTTACATTTAACCGCACAGGTGGAATTTTTCCCTAAGCCTTACCTATGTCAGTGACAGTCTATTCTTTCAACTCTTCCAGCAGAAGTATAGGTAGGTCTCCCAAGCTTTCATTCTTCTGCAATTTCTGCCCGCTTTAGTCTGATGTCTGATGTCTATAGTCTACTGTCTGAATTACAGTTTCCCGAACGCCTTTAATAAAGTTTTTCTTGACTTATTGTCCATCTCAATGTAATATGTAACTTATGGAATTAACTGTCCTTAAAGATGAGGAGAATCAGAGATTAGATGTTTATTTGACTAAAAAATCAGGTTTATCCCGGGTAAGAATCCAAGATTTGATTAAATCTAACCAGGTAACTTTAAATGATAACACCGGCGTAAAACCACATTATAAAATAAAACCAGGAGACAGAATAATAATTAATTTACCTCAACCTGAAGATTTCAATATCCCGGCAGAAGATATTCCTTTAGAGATTTTATATGAGGATGATGATATTATCGTCATCAACAAACCTGCCGGCATTATAGTTCATCCTACCCATAAAATAAAATCCGGCACATTAATCAATGCCTTACTATTTCATACTAAAGGCAGACTTTCTTCAATTGGTGCTCCTTTTCGACCAGGGATAGTTCACCGTCTGGATAAGGACACATCAGGAATAATAGTTATCGCCAAAAGCGATAAAGCCTATTGGTCATTAGCCCGACAATTCAGCGCTCATACGATTAATCGGTCTTATTTCGCCCTTGTGTATGGAATTGTAAAACAGGATGAAGGCGAGATAAATCTTCCCATTGGAAGGGAATGGGATGGTGGTGTGGGAATGAAGGTAAAAGGGAGATTAGCCAAAAATGCCATTACTTATTTTAAGGTAAAAGAGCGATTTTCTGCAGGTTATTCACTTTTAGAGGTGAAATTAGGCACAGGTAGAACACATCAAATTCGAGTTCACTTGAGTTACCTTGGATATCAGGTTGTCGGGGATAAAAGATATGGCAAGAGAAGAGAAGTCTCACTCAAAAGGCAAGCACTACATTCCTTTCTGCTTGGATTTTACCACCCAATTACCAATATATATTTAGAGTTCTCCTCTCGCCTTCCAGAAGACATAAGTGAATTTATCAAGGAATTAAAGCAAAGGCAAATTCAACATTGAATTAACGGTATTTAATATTTGTTTTGGGCTAAAGGGTTTAGTAATTACAGTGAATGGACCAAGTTCTTTTAATTCCTCGTTTTCTTCACCTAATGCGGTTAGAAAGATTACTGGCACTTTTTCTGTTTTTGGATTTTTCTTTAATTCCTGATATACGGACAAACCATCTAATTTAGGCATCATAATATCCGTAATAACTAAATCTGGCGTTTCCTCAAATGCTTTCTGTAGTCCTTCTCTTCCATCATTTGCCGTCCTGACCTCAAAACCGCCCTGGCTTAATTTCAAGTTGATAACTCGAAGAATAACACAATCATCATCAATTACTAAAATTCTTTTTTTTGCCATTATAATTCATTACCCTCCTATCTTTGGTAATTGGTAACTGGTGATTGGTAACTAAATCACCGGTTACCAATTGCTTGTTTTTAATTCCGTGAAGTCTTATGGTTTATATGATTAACCCAAATATATAGGGATTTTTTCGTTTCTTAATAAATAATACTCAAAATTTACTTATTTGTCAAGAAAAATCTCACTAATTATGTAATGGGTCATCACTTTCTTCTTGACTTTTGGAAAAATTGTGGTATACTTAAAAACAGACAGTAGAAAACTTACCATTCACCAATTACCAGTTACCAATTACCAATTACCAAACTTATTACCAATTACCAATTACCAAACTTAAGGAGGTTGGAGAAAATGAAGGTTTATGAAGGAAAATTAGAGGCAAAAGGATTAAAGATAGGAGTAATTGTCTCCCGATTTAACGAGTTTATTACATCTAAATTAGTTGATGGCTGTTTAGATGCCTTAGTTCGACATGGGGCAAAAGAAGATGATATTGAAATTGTTAAAGTCCCGGGTTCTTTTGAAATCCCGTATATCGCAAAAAAAATGGCAGATATGAAGAAATATGATGCTATTATCTGCCTGGGAGTTGTCATTCGAGGGGAAACGCCACATTTTAATTATATTTGTAATGAAGTCGCTAAAGGGATTGCGAATGTTTCGTTAGAAAGTGGTATCCCTGTCATTTTTGGAGTTATCACTTCAGATACAATCGAACAGGCGATTGAACGCGCTGGAACCAAAAGTGGTAACAAGGGATTTGATGCGGCATTATCAGCCATTGAAATGGCTAATCTATATAAAAGTGTTTAAATGAAAAGGAAAAGATCAAAGGCAAGAGAATTAGCCCTTCAAGTACTCTTTGCGATTGAAGCATCTCAATCTGAGCCAGATGAGGTCATTTCTATATTCTGGCAAGAGCAGAGGGATGTATTACCTGAAATTAAAGAGTTTGCTGATTCTTTAATTAGAGGGGTATTAAAAAGGTTATTCGAGGTTGACAACCTTATTAGTTCCCATGCGGATAATTGGGAATTTTCCAGAATAGCTATTGTTGACCGCAATATTATGCGAATAGCTACCCTTGAATTAATGGCAATGAAAGATATTCCTGGAGCCGTTGTGATTAATGAAGCCGTAGAATTGGCTAAAACTTATAGCACTCAGGACTCGTCAAAGTTTGTCAATGGTATTTTAGATAAAATAAAGGAGGATATTAATCGTGTCAGGGTATAAATCAGGATTAATAGCCCTTCTCTTATTAATGGGATGCACAACGACATCTTCCCAGATAAAAAAAGAATCTATCCTCCAACACAACATAGCGGTTAAATATATCAGATTAGACCTCTGGCAAGATGCTAAACTCCATCTTTTAAAGGCATTAGAATTAGCACCTCAAGAGGCATCAATATATAATAGTTTAGGGGTTGTCTATGAATATTTCAATCTAAATGATAAGGCAAAAGAGGCTTATCAAAAGGCAGTCAGTTTGGCTCCAGATATATCTGTGTATCAAAAGAATCTTAACTCATTTGAGAGAGAATGTCTTAATTCAACACAAACAACTACTTCAGAAAAAGAGACTCCATCGCATATAAAGATTTCTACGGTAAAAATTCCCATTAAAAGAATTCTGGAGTCCAAAAT encodes:
- a CDS encoding RluA family pseudouridine synthase, giving the protein MELTVLKDEENQRLDVYLTKKSGLSRVRIQDLIKSNQVTLNDNTGVKPHYKIKPGDRIIINLPQPEDFNIPAEDIPLEILYEDDDIIVINKPAGIIVHPTHKIKSGTLINALLFHTKGRLSSIGAPFRPGIVHRLDKDTSGIIVIAKSDKAYWSLARQFSAHTINRSYFALVYGIVKQDEGEINLPIGREWDGGVGMKVKGRLAKNAITYFKVKERFSAGYSLLEVKLGTGRTHQIRVHLSYLGYQVVGDKRYGKRREVSLKRQALHSFLLGFYHPITNIYLEFSSRLPEDISEFIKELKQRQIQH
- a CDS encoding response regulator: MAKKRILVIDDDCVILRVINLKLSQGGFEVRTANDGREGLQKAFEETPDLVITDIMMPKLDGLSVYQELKKNPKTEKVPVIFLTALGEENEELKELGPFTVITKPFSPKQILNTVNSMLNLPLL
- the ribE gene encoding 6,7-dimethyl-8-ribityllumazine synthase, with product MKVYEGKLEAKGLKIGVIVSRFNEFITSKLVDGCLDALVRHGAKEDDIEIVKVPGSFEIPYIAKKMADMKKYDAIICLGVVIRGETPHFNYICNEVAKGIANVSLESGIPVIFGVITSDTIEQAIERAGTKSGNKGFDAALSAIEMANLYKSV
- the nusB gene encoding transcription antitermination factor NusB, which encodes MKRKRSKARELALQVLFAIEASQSEPDEVISIFWQEQRDVLPEIKEFADSLIRGVLKRLFEVDNLISSHADNWEFSRIAIVDRNIMRIATLELMAMKDIPGAVVINEAVELAKTYSTQDSSKFVNGILDKIKEDINRVRV